The following DNA comes from Hahella chejuensis KCTC 2396.
CGACCAACCCCATGGCGTCTCCACCGACGAGGGACCGCGTCATGAAGTCGTGGCGCAACGCCCCTACGCTATCAGCGCCACCGAGGTCAGATTCGCGGACTACGACCGCTTCGCCCAGGCCACTCAGCGTAACTTACCCTCGGATGAAGGCTGGGGCCGCGGCGATCAGCCCGTCATCAACGTCAGCTGGGATGACGCCGTCGCCTATACGCGCTGGTTGAGCGAACAAAGCGGACACAGCTACCGCCTGCCCAGCGAGGCGGAGTGGGAATACGCCGCTCGCGGCGGAACGCAAACCCATTACTGGTGGGGCGACGATTACGTCCAGGGCGTAGACCATTGCGACAAAGACCTGGGCGACTGTCCTGCGGGAACCGCCCTGTTCCATCCGGGACCCGTCGGACGCTTCAGCGCCAATCCCTATGGCTTGTTCGATGTCTCCAGCAATGTGGCGGAATGGACACTGGACTGTTATCACGAGAGTCACGCAGGCGCGGGAGATAGTTTGGCGCCGAGAATGGACGGCGACTGTAGCGCCAAGGTGGTGAAAGGCGGAACCTGGATGAACGCCAGCCCTTATGTGCAACCCTCCATCAGAGCCGGCGTCGGGCCGGAAGAGCGAGTCAGAACTATCGGTTTCCGGGTCTTACGAGAAATCCCCTGACCGGAGCGATAACCTCTAAACAGGAGCGCAATCATGAAAACCACCTGCCCCCACTGCAAAAGAGCGTTTTCAGCCAGACAGTTTATTCAGACACACCGCAGCGGAGTGAATGTGGAGCGTAAGTGTCCGAATTGCGGCTGCTGGTTCCGCCTGACCTCGCAAATGGCATGGCTGCATATCGCCGGTTTACTGGGCCTGCTGATTCCCAGTCTGGCGAACCTCGCGCTTGGTCCCGGGCCTCACCAGATTCCCTTGGCGTTGGCCTCCTTTCTGGGCGGATGCGTGGCGCTCGGCGCTATGCTGTATGGAAAAATGGTGGTGGTCAGACGCCGCGACAACCATTGACGTCGCCGACTGCTCACAGTTCGTTACAGTCATTGACAGCAACACTGCCGATTATCAACTAAAATTATCTCTAACCTCAGGGTTGCATGACTTGCTGTCAGCGACCGCCTTGTTTTTCAGAAGTTTGGGATCCAACAAATGGTCAGACGCATTATTGTCGTAGCTGCGCTGCTGAATCTTTCCGCATGCGCCACCATGAACGAAAACGAATGCCGCAACGCAGACTGGCGCGTCATCGGCTATGAAGACGGCGTAGCCGGCCGCTCAGCCACTTACCTCTCGCAGCATAGAGAGGCCTGCTCGGATCATAATGTCTCGCCTGATCTGGACGCTTATCGCGCCGGTTTTGACGACGGCGCCCGCAATTACTGCAAGCCACAGAATGGTTTTGACCTGGGCCGCGGCGGCGACGCCTACAAAGGCCAATGCCCGCCTGATCTGGAGCCGGTATTTATGCGCGCCGTTGAAAGCGGACAATTCGTCCGTTATATGGAGAAAGAAATTAAAGACGCAGAAGGCAAACGCAACACCGCCGAGAAAGATCTGGATAAGAACCGCGATAAAATTGACGCCATTGAGGACGAATTGGTCAATGGTTCCGGCGACGCACAGAAACGCCGAGACTTACTGAAGCAAATGCGCGAGCTGGAAAACCGCAGAGACGACCTCAATTACGAGCTGCGTCACCTGGATGCGAAGATACGGGAATACCGAAGCGTGATCGACAGTATTATTGTCGAACAACCCTGGATGAAGCCCTAAACCATTAACGGAGGGTTATCAACAGGTTCAAGCGAGGAAGGGCGTCACTGCGACGCCCTTTTTTACTACCGCGCCCCGTCTAACACAGGGGCAGTCAACCGATCTAAATCCGCTGCGCCAGCCAGATCAATCCCACCAGGCTGGTCAACAACGAGGAGACGCCGCCGAGCTTCAGACCATGACGCCACTTAAACATAACGTAGGCGGGTATCAGCAGTAATGCGATGATCGCCACCTGACCGATCTCCACTCCCAGATTGAACATCAGTAACCGGCCCCAGACGCCTTCTCCAGAGCTCAGTTCCCGCAATAGATAGCTGAAGCCGACGCCGTGGATCAGCCCGAAACAGAAAATCACCCACCAGCGATTGCGGTATACCCTGTTCAAATCCACATCCGCGCGATTTTGCCGCACCAGGTAATACAGATTCTCCAGCCCCAGGAAAACAATGGTAAGGGCTATCAGAGGTTCCGTCACGGTGGGTGGTATGGAGATAACGTCAAACGCGGAAAGCGCCAGGGTAATTGAATGCGCCAAGGTGAAAGACGTCGCCCACAGCAGTATGCGTCCCAGCGATGCGGGCACCAGTAGCAGGCATATCAGGAACAGAATATGATCCGCGCCCTGCCAGATATGCTCCATGCCCACCCATAGAAACGCAGGATCGATGACGCCGCTTTGCGCCGCGCTGGACGTATCCAAACCCCCTGGCTCATCCGCCAGCGGGTTCTCCCAACCCTCCACCGCCAAGCGGCTATGAGGGTCCAGGGCTAGAAATTCGGCTGTCAGTCGAGAGCTCCATTCCTGCAGCAGCTTCGCCACTGGGAGATCCAGCGTTTGGCGATCAAAGGTAAACCGCATGCGCATGCGGTTGTCCGCCATGAACACCCGCACATAGTTCTGATGGCCGCGCCATTGCTCGTTGAACAGCTGATATCGGATGCTGACGGCGTCCATTCCCTGCGGGCACTGATAGGTCAGCGTGTATTGATAGGACTCAATGTCCGGCAGCGCTGTCGCCTGACGCTCTTCCAGAAAACAGGCCCGTTTATCTGCAGAGACGGACCACCCGGCGGCGACTTGCGCCAGATAAGCCTCCGGAGCCTCTACCCGCATGTCCACATTAGGCTCAAGCTCCAGCAGATTATCGCTGGGCAGCGTGTAGATAAGCTTGACCCCGGGCTCGGCGATCTGAATGGAGGTATCGGTGAACCCACTTAAATGAGCGAACGCCATCATGGATGACGCCCACAGACTGACTGAGATTATTATTTTCCTTAGCATAGTTAACGCCTACGGCTGGTTTCCTTCAGTATTCAGGCTCCGCCGCCGCGACTACGGCGACAGAGGCCATGATTTCCCTGTTAGCGGACGCCGGCGGCTTTCCTTCTCACCAGCAGTCCCAAACCTCCCAACGCCAACATCCACATTGAAGCAGGCTGCGGCACGGAGTAGATGCGCATATCCTTACGCGC
Coding sequences within:
- a CDS encoding formylglycine-generating enzyme family protein, giving the protein MRAITLTGCALLALTAGCSQMTAKNAPSRLQDSLRDGGAAPRMVIVPAGVGVVGDQPHGVSTDEGPRHEVVAQRPYAISATEVRFADYDRFAQATQRNLPSDEGWGRGDQPVINVSWDDAVAYTRWLSEQSGHSYRLPSEAEWEYAARGGTQTHYWWGDDYVQGVDHCDKDLGDCPAGTALFHPGPVGRFSANPYGLFDVSSNVAEWTLDCYHESHAGAGDSLAPRMDGDCSAKVVKGGTWMNASPYVQPSIRAGVGPEERVRTIGFRVLREIP
- a CDS encoding DUF2799 domain-containing protein, yielding MVRRIIVVAALLNLSACATMNENECRNADWRVIGYEDGVAGRSATYLSQHREACSDHNVSPDLDAYRAGFDDGARNYCKPQNGFDLGRGGDAYKGQCPPDLEPVFMRAVESGQFVRYMEKEIKDAEGKRNTAEKDLDKNRDKIDAIEDELVNGSGDAQKRRDLLKQMRELENRRDDLNYELRHLDAKIREYRSVIDSIIVEQPWMKP
- a CDS encoding HupE/UreJ family protein, with the translated sequence MLRKIIISVSLWASSMMAFAHLSGFTDTSIQIAEPGVKLIYTLPSDNLLELEPNVDMRVEAPEAYLAQVAAGWSVSADKRACFLEERQATALPDIESYQYTLTYQCPQGMDAVSIRYQLFNEQWRGHQNYVRVFMADNRMRMRFTFDRQTLDLPVAKLLQEWSSRLTAEFLALDPHSRLAVEGWENPLADEPGGLDTSSAAQSGVIDPAFLWVGMEHIWQGADHILFLICLLLVPASLGRILLWATSFTLAHSITLALSAFDVISIPPTVTEPLIALTIVFLGLENLYYLVRQNRADVDLNRVYRNRWWVIFCFGLIHGVGFSYLLRELSSGEGVWGRLLMFNLGVEIGQVAIIALLLIPAYVMFKWRHGLKLGGVSSLLTSLVGLIWLAQRI